One Eubacteriales bacterium mix99 genomic window carries:
- a CDS encoding Gfo/Idh/MocA family oxidoreductase, giving the protein MDKVRIGIIGIGGMGSNHASYLSRGDIPNAELTAVCDINPERLKWAKEHLGDKVQRFDNSEAFFASRAMDAVMIATPHYFHPPLAIRSLELGYHTLTEKPAGVYTRQVREMNEAAQKSDRVFGIMYNQRTNPLYQKVRDLVRSGELGEIKRTIWIITSWYRSQSYYDSGGWRATWGGEGGGVLLNQDPHQLDLWQWMCGMPKRVRAFCAFGKYHNIEVEDDVTAYVEYENGATGLFVTTTGETPGTNRFEISADRGKLVVEDGKITFWRLRVPERQFNAEYKGGFGEPECWKCEIPVRGKATEHKGITKNWVEAILKGTPLLAPGIEGINGLQISNAMHLSAWTDDWVDIPVDEDLYYEKLQEKVKTSTFKKTAGSSTLNVDGTF; this is encoded by the coding sequence ATGGATAAGGTTCGGATCGGCATTATCGGAATCGGCGGAATGGGCAGCAATCATGCCTCCTATCTCTCCAGAGGGGACATTCCCAATGCGGAGCTGACTGCGGTATGCGATATCAATCCCGAACGGTTGAAATGGGCAAAGGAGCATCTTGGTGACAAGGTTCAGAGGTTTGACAACTCAGAAGCGTTTTTTGCTTCCAGAGCCATGGATGCGGTTATGATTGCCACCCCACATTATTTTCATCCCCCGCTGGCAATCCGCTCCCTGGAGCTGGGATACCACACCCTTACGGAAAAGCCGGCCGGCGTTTATACCCGTCAGGTCCGGGAGATGAACGAAGCCGCTCAGAAAAGCGATCGGGTATTCGGCATTATGTATAATCAGCGGACCAATCCCCTGTATCAGAAGGTACGGGATCTGGTCAGGTCCGGGGAACTGGGGGAAATCAAAAGGACCATCTGGATCATCACCAGCTGGTATCGTTCCCAGAGCTATTATGACTCCGGCGGATGGCGGGCCACCTGGGGAGGAGAAGGCGGCGGCGTGCTGCTGAACCAGGATCCCCATCAGCTGGATCTGTGGCAGTGGATGTGCGGGATGCCAAAGAGAGTGCGGGCGTTCTGTGCCTTCGGCAAATATCACAATATTGAAGTGGAAGATGACGTCACGGCCTATGTGGAATATGAAAACGGTGCGACCGGCCTGTTTGTCACCACGACAGGAGAGACGCCGGGGACCAACCGGTTTGAAATCTCTGCGGACCGTGGGAAACTGGTAGTGGAGGACGGAAAGATTACTTTCTGGCGCCTGAGGGTCCCGGAACGGCAGTTCAATGCGGAGTATAAGGGTGGATTCGGCGAACCCGAATGCTGGAAGTGTGAAATTCCTGTCCGGGGAAAAGCCACAGAGCACAAAGGCATTACGAAAAACTGGGTTGAGGCCATATTGAAGGGCACGCCTCTGCTGGCGCCCGGCATCGAAGGAATCAACGGCCTGCAGATTTCCAATGCAATGCATCTGTCTGCCTGGACAGATGACTGGGTGGACATTCCTGTGGATGAGGATCTGTACTATGAGAAACTGCAGGAGAAAGTTAAAACTTCCACCTTCAAAAAGACAGCAGGCAGCAGTACCCTGAATGTGGACGGTACGTTCTGA